One window of the Pedobacter ginsengisoli genome contains the following:
- a CDS encoding GLPGLI family protein — protein MLAQQLFIPNGKITFEKKINMVRALSELGLSDDVKASMTKYKSNNWDLYFDRSRSIYKAQKKDDNDDDLMYFMSPGESTNQLYADYTNKTRVLKKNLMGDDYLLKDTIPKINWKIMHDIRIISGYECRKAIGRINDTVYVVAFYTDEILLRGGPEGFSGLPGMILGLAIPRLNTTWFATKVEAFTNFNNEIQPPTKGKRAETDRELKKLIELFTRYNGNKNEKPEEILKTIYGFVL, from the coding sequence TTGCTTGCCCAGCAGCTTTTTATCCCAAACGGAAAAATTACGTTCGAGAAAAAGATAAACATGGTGCGTGCCCTGTCGGAATTAGGTCTTTCAGACGATGTTAAAGCAAGCATGACCAAATATAAAAGCAACAACTGGGACCTTTATTTTGACCGCTCAAGATCTATATATAAAGCCCAGAAAAAGGACGACAATGACGATGACCTTATGTATTTTATGAGTCCTGGCGAATCAACCAATCAACTTTATGCAGATTACACCAACAAGACCAGGGTACTAAAGAAAAACCTAATGGGCGATGATTATCTGCTAAAAGATACCATACCTAAAATAAACTGGAAAATTATGCACGACATCCGTATTATTTCAGGATATGAATGTAGAAAAGCAATAGGCAGAATTAACGACACTGTATATGTTGTTGCTTTTTATACAGACGAAATTTTACTGCGTGGCGGCCCCGAAGGATTTAGTGGTTTACCCGGTATGATATTAGGCCTTGCAATACCCAGATTAAATACTACCTGGTTTGCTACCAAGGTTGAAGCGTTTACAAATTTCAATAACGAAATACAGCCCCCTACCAAGGGTAAAAGAGCCGAAACAGACCGTGAATTGAAGAAGTTAATTGAGCTATTTACCCGATACAACGGAAATAAAAACGAGAAACCCGAAGAAATACTTAAAACTATATATGGTTTTGTACTTTAA